The following is a genomic window from Coriobacteriia bacterium.
CCCGGGTGCAAGCGTCTCGACCCGCGCGACGAAGTCGCCCTCGTACGCCTGGACGCTCGTCGCATCGGACGGACCTTCGGCGAAGCGGAGCGTCGAGCGCAACAGCCGGGTGGCGAGGAAGTCAGGGTCGGTCGGGTTCGACCACGCGACCGTCACCGTCTCACCGTCGGCGCTGGCCAGCAGCCGTTTCGGCGGCAGGGGTGCCGGGTCGGGCACGATCGGCGGTGGCCCCAAGTACAGCAGCGCGTAACGCGAGAAGTGCTCCGGCGAGAAGCTGATGACTTGGCGGTCCGGGTCGATCACGCGCTCCATAATGGGCTGCCATTGCGCCGTGGGCGTGTCGTAGACGGCGGGCAGGCAGACCTCGAGCGGCACGCCCGGAAGAGGCTGCAGTTCCATGCGCAGACTCGGCGATGCGAGGACCGGCATCGGCAGACGGTTGGCGACGGGCACTGACGCCGTTGTGACCGTGTCGAGTTCGGGCATCTGGTTCACGATGTTCACGTTCACGTCGAAGACCTCGGAGCCGTACTGCATGGGACCGCCTGCCGTCATCGGTGCGGGGCGGGCGGGGGCCGGCAGCTGTCGGACCGCGAACTCAAGGGTCGGGCCGGGCGTCTCGGTTGTGCCCGGCATAACGGGCGAGGCGGAGAAGAGCCGTATCGCAGGCCCCATGCCCGAGAGATCGAACGGCGCATCGCCGCTCACCCAGTTGAGCAGACGTGGCGTTCCGCGAGACCCGAACTCGGGGTCGCAGCAGACGTCGAAGAAACTCACGACGCGCGAGCTCTTGTCTTCGCCCTTCTTCGTGTCGCCGTCGATGTCGGTCGCCGTCTGCTCGACGGTCCTGATGAGCGGCGGAAAGACCGCAGGGTCACCCGAGGCGACTATCGACTCTGAACCCGTGAACACCTCGATCGTGTCGATGTCGTCCTCGTTGCGCCGACCGTCGCCGTCGTTGTCGGTGTTCAAGTACGTCACCGCGCTTGGGCCGACCCACTTCGCCAGCTCGGCGGTCGTGGTGCGGTCGTCGCGGTTGCCGAGGTAGTCGGCGAGGCTGGTGGTGTGTCCCCCGGTCGTGGACGGTGGAAGCGGCGTGAGTGCGTCGAGGATGGCCTGCGTGAGGACGCCGTTCGAGATGGGCTCCTCGGCTGCGGTCTCGTCCCACGCTGCCGCCGCGACGACCTCCATGTGGCCCGGCCTCAGAGGTTTGCCGGCGCTGTCCGTGAGCCGCTGCATGTCGTTGACGAAGCTTCCGGCGTGGCAGCAATCGAGGATGACCACGATCGTCACCGACTCCGGGAACCCTGATAGCCACTGGGCGATCGTGTCGTCGCTGATCTCGACGCCGCCTGCCACCTGGATCGTGTCGTCGACGCCGACGAAGTCGTTCTTGTCGCCGTCGCCGTTCATGTCGACGCCGCCGTCGTCACCGTCGACGTCTCCATCACCGTCGGAGTCGCTGCCGGCTTCACGCCACTCGGGCGTAGGAGTTGCATTGCGCCGGCGCACCGTGACCTTCCCGGTGTCGTCCTTGACCACTTGGGTGTCGGTAGCGCCGTCGCCGTCCATGTCGACGGACCGAACGCGCTCGTAACCCGCTGGCGGCGTGGGCATCCTGCTGCCATCGAAGCGCCCGAACTCGGACTCGGGCACGCGGTTGGCGGACTCATCGCCGTTCCCGTCGACGAAGCCGCCGCCCATCTTGCCCTTCTTCTTGTTCCAGCCACCACCGTGGCCCGAGAAGTAGAAGACGAACTCATCACCCGGCTTCGAGGATGCCTTCGCCGCATTGATCGCGGACTGGATGGCGGCCGGGGTCGCCCCCGCGCCTTTCAGCTTCGCCATGTCCGCTGAGTTCCAAGACGGCGTATGGTCGTCGAGTGCGTCGCAGATATCGTCGACGTCCTTCTCGGGGTACTGGAGAGGCCGGTTGTTCACGCCGACGAAGACACCGCGGAACCGCGTGGCCTTCGTGTTGTCGACGACCTTGGACTCGGTCTCGTAGGTGTCGGTGTCCTCATAGCGTCCGTCGCCGTTGACGTCCCACCACACCTCGTCGTAGCGTCCGTCGCCGTTCCAGTCCACGGCGACCTGAGCGCCGCCGCCGGCCAGCGGCGTGACCCTCACGCGCATTCCGGGCCTGCCGCGGGGCGAGCGAAACGTGTTCCCGCCCGTGTTCTCTACCTCGACGCGGTCGACGACACCGTCCTCGTTGTCGTCGTGCCACCACTCGTCGATCAGACCATCGCCGTCCCAGTCGACGCCGAACAGTTCGGGTTTGCCGTCCCTGTCCGAGTCGGCCCATACGGCAATCGTCAGATCCTGACGTGCGGCATGTGCAGCGGGCATCGGCATCAACGAGATGGCGAGGAGCACTGCGATGCAGAGCCTGCCGATTCGTGGACCCATGCCGACAGCCTGCCGGATGCTCGAGATGAGCATGACGAATCACCCCCAAGCGCTCCGCGGCACCCCGGCCGCGGCTGCGGCGACCCCACCGCCGCGATGTGCGGCGACCCCCACGCCGCCGCGCGTAAGGTCACTATTCCCAGCATCAGGGGAGGCGGGTCGCCGTCTGCGGATTTGTGCGCTCGCAGCAGTGCGTGTCAGGCGAGTAGTCGCACGGGGCACTCGGTTACGCGCGCCATCGCGCGGTCAGCGGTGACGAGATCGCAGTCGAGCTGGACCGCGAGTGCGGGGAAGAGGGCGTCGTGGATCGTGAGGTCGTAGGCGAGAGCCAGTTCGAGCGCCTGTGCGAGTAGCGCCCCGTCCAGCGGGACCAGCGCGACTTCTGCTCCCGCGAGCTGTCCCGGAACACGTCGGAGGTACTCGTCGCCCAGCCGGGAGTATCGGAGCCCGTTGAGCACCTCGGTGGGCATGTGAGCCGGCGCCGTCAGAAGCAACGTCCCGTCGCGGTGACCTTGCAGCAACTCAAGGGCCGTGGACACGTGCGACTCGTTCTCGTCGTTGAACCACTTGTACGCGACCGAACTGTCGATGACGTAGAGCGGCCGCGCGGGGCTCATTCCCCGGCTCCCTCACGCGGAGGCAGCCACGGCTCCGGGAGATCACGGAAGCGGCGGATGATCGCGTTGCCATCGGTGCCGGGAGGCATGTGCTGGGCGACCTCGCGCATACCCGCCATCGCCACGCCGATACGGTCGGCACGTTCGAGGCGCGCCTTCTCCTCGTCGAGTTCGATGATGTAACGAGCGGCCGCCTCTTGAACGAAACCGCTGCGTGTCGTACCCGTTTCGGATGCTCTTCGATCGACCTCGGCCAGCAGCTCGTCAGGCACGGATATGGTTGTCTTCGCCATAGTGGTAGTACCTCGTGTAGTATTAATGGTGGTATCGAAGGTAACACCGCCGCCCAAGAGCGTCAAGCGGGTGCGTGAGCGCAGGAGAGCAGTTGTCTCGCCCCGTGCCGTGCGCTGCTGGCCGAGCCCCCGGTGGCGAGGTTGTGGCGAACCCGGCGGCGGGCTCTCGCTGGGCGAGGTCGATGCGGCGCTCGGGCTCTAGACGGCGCGGCGCGATACACTGGGCCGACGTCCGTATCGCCCCGGGAGCCGCCGTGACCGAACGCTGGGCCGCCATCGACTTCGAGACCGCCACGCGCGAGCCGAACAGCGCGTGCGCTTTGGGCGTCGCGCTCGTCGAAGATGACCGGATCGTCGAGACCCTGTCGTGGTTGATCCGCCCGCCGTTCAACGAGTACGAGTTCTGGAACACCAACGTGCACGGCATCAGCGCCGAGGATACCGAGTTCGCACCGGAGTTCGACGAGGTCTGGTGGGAGGTGCGCCAGGTCCTGGAGGGCACGCGCCTTCTCGCCCACAACGCACCGTTCGACATGCGGGTGCTGCGTGCCCTGTTCGAATCGCGCGAGATCGACGCGCCGCACTACGAGTACGCGTGCACCCTCGCCATCGCGAGGAAGGTGCTTCCCGAGCTGCCACGCCACACGCTCGACGTCGTCTGTGACCACTGCGGTATCCGGCTCGTTCACCACGACGCGGCGTCGGATGCCGAAGGATGCGCGCGCATCGCAGTGGACTGCATCGAACGCACGCAAACGGACTCGATCTCGTCCGCGCTCGAACAGCTGGGCGTGCCGTTGCGCGGGCTCCTCCCGTGAGCGGGCATCCACACGGCTCGCATCGGCTCTTCAGCGTCGACGCGCTGAAGGGCTTCGCGATCTCGTGCGTGGTGCTGGGCCACGTGCTGCTGAGAAGCGTGCCCGAGCCCGCCGACAACGCACTCTACCTGCTGCTTTCGGCGTTCGAGATGCCGCTGTTCATGTTCCTGTCCGGCTTCGTGTTGCCGGGGCGGGTGAGGGGCCCTCGGCCGCAATGGGTCTGGCGCCGCGCGGTGAGACTGATGGTGCCGTTCCTGGCCTGGCACGCGATCTTCTTCCTGTCACTGCGGGTGACAACGCTGAATGAGCAGCAGCCGGTCGCGCTGGCCCAGGGGCTTGTCGGCTACCTCGCGCGCATCGTCGTATCGCCTACCGCGGGGCTGTGGTACCTGCCCGCGCTCGTGCTCTGCTCGGCGGTTCTGGCGCTCTTCTACAACCTTGCCGAGCGGCCGTTGACGCTTCTCGCCGCCGGCTGGGTGACGCTGTTGCTGTTAGCGTGGGCGCGCGAGGCGCTGGGGGTAGCGCCTGACTTCGGCCTGCTCAAGACCGTCACCTACTGGCCGTTCTTCGCCGCCGGCTTCACCTGGGGACAGTGGAAGCGCCCGCTGCAGCCCGACCGCCCCTTACTCAAGTGGGTGCCGCTGCTCGCCTACCCTTTGATAGCGGTTCCACTGATGCGGACGATGGGTGTCGCGGGCGCGCTCGCCGGCGGCGCGCTGAAGGTGGTGCTCGGCCTAGCCGGGACCGCTGCCGCAGCAGTGCTCATCGAGTTCGCCGAGCCGGTGGCCAGACGGTTCAGACTCGACGCGCTGGGGCGGCTTACCCTGGGCGTCTACTGCGCTCAGTGGCTGTTCCTGCGCGTGGAGTTCGGCAGCAGCCTGGCAGCAATCGCAGCGTCGTTCGCGTTCACGCTGGCGGGCTCCATCGCGGTCACGCTCGTAATCGGGCGCGTGCCGGTGCTCAAGGGCGTGTTGCTGGGCGAGTGGCCGCGGAAGGCGGCGTCCGCGTCGAGCCGATGACCCTCAACAGCTTCGGGCCCATTCAGACGATGAAGGGCTACAGCGACCAACCCGCTCGGGGCGCCCTTCTCGATCACCCTGACCGGGTGCGGCGTCAGCGCATCTGCCGCACGAAGATGGCGGCCGACTGTGGAAGACCGGACGCGAGCGCGTCGTCGACGTACGAAGCGGTGTCGGAGCGGTGGGTGGTGTAGGCGGCACGTGCGAGTGCGTACTTCCAGACGCCCTCGGACGGACTGGCCTCGATACCCTTCTCGGCGTAGAAGCGGGAAAGCCCCCAGTACTCCTCGGCGGACAGCTCTCCGGCGCGCTGGTACAGGATGTCGAGGGCGAGCAGCGGAATCTCCACCCGGCCGGTCGCCTCAGGGGGGTAGTCGGCCGCCAGCTTCCGAAGCATGTCGACGGCCACTGAGTCGGGGACCGCCAGGCTCCCTCGCCGCTGGATGAGGGTCAGTTCGCTCGTGAGGTAGCTGTAGTCGTCAGTGTCGGACAGCGCTCGCTCGATGCGGCTGATGAGCTCCGGATAGTTTTCGGCCCGTGCGGTGAGCAGCCGTGCGTTCACGGCCGGAACGAGCGCCGCAAGCGAGATCAACGTTGCGACCGCGGCTATCGTCACAGGGACGGCGACGACGGGGGAGCGCCATGAGAGCGAGGGCTTTGGGGAAGAGCCGCGCAACGAGCCGCTGGTGATGAGGCAGCCCACGATCAGGCTCACGCTCAGAAGGGCCAGCGGCTCGGGCCACGACGAGAGCATCGCCACGAACAGCGCGACACCACCGGCTGCGAGCACGCGGACGGAAGCGCTCGAGTGCGCTGCCTCGACCGAGCGGACGATGTGGAGGCCCAGCACCGTTGCGGCCAGCCCGAAGGCGGCCAGCCCGAGCAGCCCCGCTCCCATGAGCCAGGTCAGCAGGATGCTGTGTTGGTCGTAGGTGAGAGAGGCGCCGACGGTACCGTCTGCCATCACGTCCCACGTGATGATCGAATCGAAGGACCCGGGGCCCGCGCCCATGAGCGGATACTGAACCAGTCTCTCGCCGGCATGGTTCCAGATGGCGAAGCGACCGCTGAGGAGTTGATCGACGCGGCTGAAGGCATCGGGACCCAGAATCCCGCTCCATGCCGCGGAGACCACCCCGAACCCGACGCCGAACAAAGCCAGTGCAGCGGCGGACACGAGGCGAACGGCCCGGCTCGGGCCGGTGTGTCCGCTTTCAAGGATCCCGTAGGCGGCAACGCCGATGACGATGCCGAGCAGGGCGGCGCGCGATCCGGCCGCCAGAATCGCCGAGAACTGCAGGAGCGCGAGAAGGATGTAGCCGAGACGCACTCGCGCATCCTGGTTCTTGCGCAACGCGAGGCTCACGGTCGCGGCGATCGTGAGCGTGAGCACTTGGCCCAGCGAGTTGGGGCTGTCGAACAGAGCCATGGCGGCGGCCCCGCTCCGCTCCTGATAGGTGGCGAACAGTCCGGCCGACTCGAAAAGCGTCCACAACGCGGCGAGACTCCCCAGCCACACGAGGACTCGTACCACCCGCATCAGGTCGCGACCGTCAGCGGCCGCGACAGCTACCCAGAACCATCCCAGCGCACACGCCCACAGAACCCAGCCCTGCCACATGGGGCCCCCGCCGAGCAGGGCCTGAGCCGGACTTGCTGTCCGCAGGGAGGTGATCAGCATGAGCAGAACAGGAAGCGATGCGACGGCGAGCAGCTGGATGCGCTCTCGGTCGAGCCGCAGGCGGGTGAGCGCCCAGGCAAAGAGGGGGATGGCGAGCGCGGCGGCCATGAACTCCGAGCCGAGTGTGGGTGCGTTGAACCTCTGCGCGACCGCATCGCCGACCCAGACCAGCACGAGAGCCAACGGCAACATGACGGCGGCAAACCGCCGCCCGGGTGACTGCGTGTCGGGAGCCTTCATCGGGGTTGATCTCCATGAGGATTACGATGGCGCGCAATGGCATCGCGAACGAGCAAAAACCGCGCCACTGGACGAAGGCGGGATTCTCAGCAAACGG
Proteins encoded in this region:
- a CDS encoding 3'-5' exonuclease; the encoded protein is MTERWAAIDFETATREPNSACALGVALVEDDRIVETLSWLIRPPFNEYEFWNTNVHGISAEDTEFAPEFDEVWWEVRQVLEGTRLLAHNAPFDMRVLRALFESREIDAPHYEYACTLAIARKVLPELPRHTLDVVCDHCGIRLVHHDAASDAEGCARIAVDCIERTQTDSISSALEQLGVPLRGLLP
- a CDS encoding acyltransferase; translated protein: MSGHPHGSHRLFSVDALKGFAISCVVLGHVLLRSVPEPADNALYLLLSAFEMPLFMFLSGFVLPGRVRGPRPQWVWRRAVRLMVPFLAWHAIFFLSLRVTTLNEQQPVALAQGLVGYLARIVVSPTAGLWYLPALVLCSAVLALFYNLAERPLTLLAAGWVTLLLLAWAREALGVAPDFGLLKTVTYWPFFAAGFTWGQWKRPLQPDRPLLKWVPLLAYPLIAVPLMRTMGVAGALAGGALKVVLGLAGTAAAAVLIEFAEPVARRFRLDALGRLTLGVYCAQWLFLRVEFGSSLAAIAASFAFTLAGSIAVTLVIGRVPVLKGVLLGEWPRKAASASSR
- a CDS encoding Ig-like domain-containing protein, with the protein product MLISSIRQAVGMGPRIGRLCIAVLLAISLMPMPAAHAARQDLTIAVWADSDRDGKPELFGVDWDGDGLIDEWWHDDNEDGVVDRVEVENTGGNTFRSPRGRPGMRVRVTPLAGGGAQVAVDWNGDGRYDEVWWDVNGDGRYEDTDTYETESKVVDNTKATRFRGVFVGVNNRPLQYPEKDVDDICDALDDHTPSWNSADMAKLKGAGATPAAIQSAINAAKASSKPGDEFVFYFSGHGGGWNKKKGKMGGGFVDGNGDESANRVPESEFGRFDGSRMPTPPAGYERVRSVDMDGDGATDTQVVKDDTGKVTVRRRNATPTPEWREAGSDSDGDGDVDGDDGGVDMNGDGDKNDFVGVDDTIQVAGGVEISDDTIAQWLSGFPESVTIVVILDCCHAGSFVNDMQRLTDSAGKPLRPGHMEVVAAAAWDETAAEEPISNGVLTQAILDALTPLPPSTTGGHTTSLADYLGNRDDRTTTAELAKWVGPSAVTYLNTDNDGDGRRNEDDIDTIEVFTGSESIVASGDPAVFPPLIRTVEQTATDIDGDTKKGEDKSSRVVSFFDVCCDPEFGSRGTPRLLNWVSGDAPFDLSGMGPAIRLFSASPVMPGTTETPGPTLEFAVRQLPAPARPAPMTAGGPMQYGSEVFDVNVNIVNQMPELDTVTTASVPVANRLPMPVLASPSLRMELQPLPGVPLEVCLPAVYDTPTAQWQPIMERVIDPDRQVISFSPEHFSRYALLYLGPPPIVPDPAPLPPKRLLASADGETVTVAWSNPTDPDFLATRLLRSTLRFAEGPSDATSVQAYEGDFVARVETLAPGTYYYTAFSRDLTGGWSLPVTATAAVLSTPTNLPPLAVEDTYTAEQDATLTVPAPGLLANDSDPDGDPLAAELVSPPLHGTAVVNASGAFTYHPNLMWVGSDTFSYRASDGTTYSAPCTVTVSTQPFAKRATETTITSAGRTITYGQLTMLAGRITVDATGLAGAAITIERSSNGLTFAPFGTVVVSGSDGTFDFTVHPSTKTWYRAVYAGSAEHEGSTSGPVLVQVRAKVGTPTGTTSLRAGVRATFRGTLSPAHANGARVVKVYRERYLGRGRWQRAGGYILARVSTVRGRSTYSATSSFTKGTWRLRAYHADAAHAAAWSQYGKNIRVR
- a CDS encoding ribbon-helix-helix domain-containing protein, whose translation is MAKTTISVPDELLAEVDRRASETGTTRSGFVQEAAARYIIELDEEKARLERADRIGVAMAGMREVAQHMPPGTDGNAIIRRFRDLPEPWLPPREGAGE
- a CDS encoding O-antigen ligase family protein; the encoded protein is MKAPDTQSPGRRFAAVMLPLALVLVWVGDAVAQRFNAPTLGSEFMAAALAIPLFAWALTRLRLDRERIQLLAVASLPVLLMLITSLRTASPAQALLGGGPMWQGWVLWACALGWFWVAVAAADGRDLMRVVRVLVWLGSLAALWTLFESAGLFATYQERSGAAAMALFDSPNSLGQVLTLTIAATVSLALRKNQDARVRLGYILLALLQFSAILAAGSRAALLGIVIGVAAYGILESGHTGPSRAVRLVSAAALALFGVGFGVVSAAWSGILGPDAFSRVDQLLSGRFAIWNHAGERLVQYPLMGAGPGSFDSIITWDVMADGTVGASLTYDQHSILLTWLMGAGLLGLAAFGLAATVLGLHIVRSVEAAHSSASVRVLAAGGVALFVAMLSSWPEPLALLSVSLIVGCLITSGSLRGSSPKPSLSWRSPVVAVPVTIAAVATLISLAALVPAVNARLLTARAENYPELISRIERALSDTDDYSYLTSELTLIQRRGSLAVPDSVAVDMLRKLAADYPPEATGRVEIPLLALDILYQRAGELSAEEYWGLSRFYAEKGIEASPSEGVWKYALARAAYTTHRSDTASYVDDALASGLPQSAAIFVRQMR
- a CDS encoding type II toxin-antitoxin system VapC family toxin gives rise to the protein MSPARPLYVIDSSVAYKWFNDENESHVSTALELLQGHRDGTLLLTAPAHMPTEVLNGLRYSRLGDEYLRRVPGQLAGAEVALVPLDGALLAQALELALAYDLTIHDALFPALAVQLDCDLVTADRAMARVTECPVRLLA